One window of Candidatus Hinthialibacter antarcticus genomic DNA carries:
- a CDS encoding TIM barrel protein — protein MDRRSFMKTSSAAAIAAGTVGQIASAAEVKGKFEISVAAWSWHKMMFSGEKKQIDQPKLARQAGATGLELVNQFFPSPMYNYLGQLKKAAADEGVKILLIMCDGEGSMYAPDFRERKQAVINHRKWADIAAVLGCHSIRCNAGHGNVPAEEAMKFAADSFFELSQYAKQYNMNVIIENHGGISSDAKWLTGLMKMVGEDNFGTLPDFGNFPKEYDKYMAVEMMMPFAKAVSAKCHEFGADGKEVNIDYARMMKLVFDAGYHGYVGVEYEGSKHSELEGTEACVKLLKTFQA, from the coding sequence ATGGACAGGAGATCATTCATGAAAACATCAAGCGCAGCGGCCATCGCCGCAGGAACCGTTGGCCAAATTGCCTCCGCCGCCGAAGTCAAAGGCAAGTTTGAAATTTCCGTCGCCGCTTGGTCGTGGCATAAAATGATGTTCAGCGGCGAAAAGAAACAGATCGACCAGCCTAAATTGGCGCGTCAAGCGGGAGCCACCGGCCTCGAACTGGTTAACCAGTTCTTCCCCTCCCCCATGTATAATTATCTTGGCCAATTGAAAAAAGCCGCCGCCGATGAAGGCGTGAAAATTCTGCTGATTATGTGCGACGGCGAAGGCAGCATGTATGCGCCTGATTTTCGCGAACGCAAACAAGCCGTCATCAACCACCGCAAATGGGCGGACATCGCCGCAGTGTTGGGATGCCATTCGATCCGCTGTAACGCGGGCCACGGCAACGTCCCCGCCGAAGAAGCGATGAAGTTTGCTGCAGACAGTTTCTTTGAACTTTCGCAATACGCCAAACAATACAACATGAACGTCATCATCGAAAACCACGGCGGCATCTCCTCCGACGCCAAATGGCTCACGGGCTTGATGAAGATGGTCGGCGAAGACAACTTTGGAACGCTGCCTGACTTTGGCAACTTCCCCAAAGAGTATGATAAGTATATGGCGGTTGAGATGATGATGCCGTTTGCCAAAGCGGTCAGCGCCAAGTGCCATGAATTCGGCGCAGACGGTAAGGAAGTCAATATTGATTACGCGCGTATGATGAAACTCGTGTTCGACGCGGGCTATCACGGCTACGTCGGCGTTGAGTATGAGGGAAGCAAACACAGCGAACTCGAAGGCACCGAAGCCTGCGTGAAATTGCTCAAAACTTTCCAAGCATAA